AGTAACCTCAGACTCTTGGAAATTGTGATAAGCTATTTCTACTTCCCTAAAAGCGACTAGTCTGTCTCatatgaacattttaattatatattATTCATCTGCTGAGTCTGACGTACGTCTTCAGTTAGCTTTGATATCTAACCAAAAAGAGGCcataatataaatgtgtttatcacaataaataaaagagataaaatagaTTAATTCAAGAAACTGACCCAGTGAATGTTGACATTTAAGCTTAGATAATCTCCATTGGATTGACATGTTGATGTGCTCTGGAAGAACTTAAAGGTGTGACGTATTGTTTGACCGTGTCAGGATGCCAAAAGAGAGGTTGAAAAGCCCTGCCGTGGCTTGTTTCCCATCACTACATAGCTGACCAGTCACAGAGATAAGTATGTGAACACAAGATTGTTAGTTTGAGAAAGTTTCAAAAGCTATCTGACCCTCTAACAAGCAGATTCTCAAATCAGAAATCAAAAATCAAGAAAGAATGAAGgacaaaaaagtaatttaataaATTCGGGTAGAGACGTTTTTAAATAAGGATTGGACATGGATGTGTCTTGTAGATGTTTGACTTGAGCCACacttttgtcctcctcctcctcctcctcctcctcctcctcctcctcctcctcctcctgtttgtaAAAGATATAAAAGGGACAATTAGCACATCCCTGTTAGCTTTTAGCTGCTGAAAAAGACGCGAGGTGAACCGCATCAGCGCTCAGGAACAGACTTAATAGACTGACATCATCAAATTATACTTACAAGTCGCGTCGCTATAAACCGTCAAAGTGAAAATGAGCTCTTTAAGTCGGTCCCCCGCTCCTGTGATTCAAAGGATTTGAAGTGTCTTTAGTGGAAATTGTATATGTTTCCTCAtcctcccccccctcacttGTAAACCGTTTGACACCAGACCCCTTCCCGCCGCCGCCTCATGAAAAGACTCTTTCATGTGGTCAggcttgggttttttttttttaattgctgtttACTGCTCTTGTAGTTTTTTTAGAAGTGCTTCCTGTGACGCTGATTAATTAATTTTCCTGCTGGTTTCACACTCACAGACTGGAGACGGTTTACAGCGACTCGATCCGCAAAGCAGAGCTGGAGGCCCGGCTGCAGTTTCTGAAGGTgagactttcttttcttttgcagatTTTCTGTGACTCAGCCTGTTTTCATGCCCGCcagcctcacacacaaacacacccagcctcacacacaaacacacaaacacacaaacacacaaacacacaaacacacaaacacacaaacacacacacacacgcacacacgcacgcacacactatGTGACATGCTAGATATAGACAACctcaccccctccctccacaCCTGTCCCTCCCAGCCGCACCACCTGTTGCATCAGCAGTTTGTCCAGCAGGCTCGCTGATGGCTGCACACATTCTTGACTGTGAAGTGGCTCCGCgcgttccccccccccccccccccacccccaagaTCACAACAGCTGTCCCGCTCTAATCCTGCAGCCTCCGAAAGCCGTGACACCGCTGCTTCCTGGCATCCTAATCCcaccttttttaaagattaacgTGCTGATGCTGAACATGCTGCATTAGATGTAGATTGTACACTAAACGAGATGAAATAAGTGCAACATAAACCTCACAAGAACACAGACAGTCTTTTTCGTGTGAAGTTGCTTTTGCAGTTTTCAGGAAAGCCCTTTAGTGTGTCATATCCTTTCAGCTTGAGCAAGTTACTCTTACTCTTAGTCAACACAGTTTTACTGTCGCTCACATGACATCATGATTTTTTCTTGATGCAAAAGGTAACCAAGCATTTCACTGGCTGATGTATTCTGCAGCCTGAGTTCATGTTATCATTcagctttttattctttttctgctctAAAATCTGACCTACATCAACATTGCCTGATCATAAGataaacacagagctgttgGCATGTAATGCTGTTCACTAATAAGTCATtgatacttttgttttttaaagtaaatattcCAGTTcaagtctttgttgttgttgttgttgttgttgttgttttctggtcACAATCATttaaagtctctctctttttttctctgtagcAAACTCTTCATGAGAAGTGGGATGAATATCGGTCGCTGATGGTGCAGGAGCAGAGGCTTGTTCATGGTCAGTCTTCAGTGgaattttctgcatttttgatCGATTGATGATTGAATTCATCTACTTTGTATTACCAGGATGTTCCTCTAAGCTTAAAAGATTTGCATAATCAACCAGTTACACATTttataatgtattttaaatcttgCAACCATTTATGTCCAGTTGTTAGAAACTAATAACAACTGGACATGTTTTCAGAGGAATGCCTTGTGCTCAGTTTGAATATTTGAATTACATAACAGTGGTATCAGACTGTCCTAACTctgctctcctcttctcttcttaaGGCATAGTAATGAGTGATGCTGCTGTGTACGAGTCCCTGGAGTCAGCGGGTATCTACGGCAGCCTGGGCACTCCCAGCCCCGCCGCCCAGCGAGCCCTCCACAGCACCggcagcaccagcagcagcgCCAGCTTCCTCAGCACGGCAACCGAAGACGACCCGCTCTACCAGACCTGCCTGCACCAGACGGACACGTCTGTGGAGTCAGACAAAACCactgcagacagaaagaaagagcagCCGCAGAGGCAGCAACGTCTCCGGCCCGCCAGCGAGCTCTTCGCGTCGGCCAAGACGCAGCTGACCCGCAGCGCCAGCACGCGCAGCTACGTCAGGGGGTCTTCATCGTCGTCCGCGTCGGGGGAGAAACAGGGAGGGTTCAACTCGCTGCAGAGGAAGCCCAAACAGAAAAGCTTCCGCAGGCGCCTCCTTAAATTCATCCCTGGATTGAACAAGCCGctagaagaggaggagagcaaaCTGTGAGCAGCAGACTGAACTTTAAAGACTTGAAACAGCCTTGACTGTAAAGACTAGACCGCCAAAGAAAACAGTGCAAGCAGCCCCAAAGAGTGACGAGACCAAAGAGAAATGGAGCCCTAAAAGCTGTACATAACCTttgtttccatttgtttttgttcttttaaattatttatttattgtctctTGTTTATGTACAAAATGAaggattttctgtttttactgcATGCACCCAACTTTAGTTTTGACCACTTTTGTAAGAGACAAGTTTGAGTCCAACTGatcgtgtttttattttttctgctgaaGTTACAGctccttaaaataaaatatgtgtcATTCTAAGATGATATTGCTTTTCGTTCTGTGCAGAAGTTTTGCGGGTTCTATAGCTGCCAAACTTAAATCAGGGTTCAGACCTGGAGCCGTACACAATCTGTTTGTCATTTCCTCAGTTTGGATCTGAGATTCCTTTTCAATATAGAATGTTTTTACAGCCCCCAAAAACTCTTCCTCGGTTATCACAagagttttttggggggttagtATGTGGTTTTGTAGCGCAAGGTATTCAGAAAGGAGGCTGTTGTATCGGCTCTGACACAGTTTATTGTTGGGAGAAGAGCGAGGAATGTGCGGAGAAAAGGCATGACCCAAAATTCCAAACACAACCGCTCTCTTTCAGCTCCAGCAGACGAATGCCGAGTCCTCCTCTTCCACGCTCCCATATTCCCATGGCTGCTTCAGTTGTCCGAGATCTCACTCTGTGTGCgctcgtgtttgtgtgtgtgtgtgtgtg
This region of Labrus bergylta chromosome 12, fLabBer1.1, whole genome shotgun sequence genomic DNA includes:
- the tamalin gene encoding general receptor for phosphoinositides 1-associated scaffold protein, producing MTFRRLKKVNSSGPDTTGPASQDNDIYFTSSKSDSCRTRDLPANSSEVYNYKTLAYSGGTLPRNLKKGGGLQKWKPLTLPPEPQRKVVVLEKKEEESFGFEIQTYGLHHQDQNSVEMCTFVCKVHEDSPAQEAGLKVGDTIASVNEATVEGYLHKEIVQLIRACGNTLRLETVYSDSIRKAELEARLQFLKQTLHEKWDEYRSLMVQEQRLVHGIVMSDAAVYESLESAGIYGSLGTPSPAAQRALHSTGSTSSSASFLSTATEDDPLYQTCLHQTDTSVESDKTTADRKKEQPQRQQRLRPASELFASAKTQLTRSASTRSYVRGSSSSSASGEKQGGFNSLQRKPKQKSFRRRLLKFIPGLNKPLEEEESKL